DNA sequence from the Thunnus albacares chromosome 22, fThuAlb1.1, whole genome shotgun sequence genome:
TAAagtaatgtcagactgtttctgctactgaagcaaagagtgtaaaagtagttaatgactgatgagtctatctgacccaaatgttgctttataatcacggagccaattaacagtgtggattatttttctgataaaagacaatatttgttttttatttccagttatcatcactcatttgtttcatgttattctgagctgcagtgatggaatcagagtgtaaaatcatccacactgtcagcttcaCTCCGGGGAGAAAATCAACTTTATactattaaaatgcagctaaaatcatcattatgtgtttagtgtcgtaAACGATCTCTcagtttgttagaagctctgttttaaaaccagagttgAAATAGaaacatggaaaaataaaatgtttccactgacctatagaaatatatatcactcgtttttacttgtcactttattgtaaactcaggacttttgtccatgtcgggatcctgtaggaatgatgactctttttttccagtgatctgattggtcagtggtcagaGTGttgatcctctgaagttaacctgctccggagcaggttagctattcagcatcagttaccatggtgatgaaccCCGGTAAGAAGTGAACCGCCATTGtaggactgaaaacccagagttaaacctgaaATTACCTcgctaaccccaaatcctgTTTTGTAGCACAAACCTCTGAGGAAGAATAgatgtgatttctttctttatgtacaaacatacaaacatgtttttttcattgtttatatggtaaacacatttaaattattttactgtattttacattattcatcagttgcatatttttactgtacatttactaaacattttgaaaatgcatacatgtgtctttatattgtgttcatcatgtaaaGAGGTTGCTCTGGGGGAAACCACAAGCACCATTATTCATTGCAGTAACAGGTTTTTACAGTAGTGTTTTGAATTGATCTCACCACTGTGTAATTGCTattttgtagtgtttgtgtatttgatggCTTTTGTGTTATGTCTGAAGGCAAAGTTTGATTTTGATGTAAGATTACATGGTTTTGAATAGAAAGTTTAATTTTGACATGGAAGTTTGAATTTTTTTGAGTGTGCAGTTATGCTTTTATGTTTAGAGTTTTGGGAAATGGATCATAATTTCAAGAAATGTGTCTTAGCAATTgagaaaaactgaaacacaTACTAAGAGCCAGTTTGACTTCCTGTATTCTGAGTTATTGATGCTCTTTTTATGGTTTATTTGAATctcagacacacagcagagatgtttccttttgtttctctaACTGCAGATGTGTTAACATGGAGTCTTTAAAACCATTCTTTCACTTTCTAGTTTTACTTGAGTCCAGTCAAAGATTGTCTCATGTGAAGAGTCTCCACTCGACTCATTCGTTTTTCTGACTGTGTCCCGTATCCACGGCCTTGAGTCTgtaccatagactgtatgaaaatatggACGTAATTACCATGACATCACCCGTTGGTTCAAAGTGAGCTGCTCTGGccatcaccatcttggcagtgcatgACACTGCCTAACTCTCAGCCAAtcaatttatttactttattttatcaatttatttctgctgtaaagttgggcattttaacatgggggtctatgaggaatgactcgcttttggagcctcaagtggccatttgaggaactgcagtttttggcacttctgcattggcttcatttttcagccctggaggttgccgcttggtctGTACCTACTATGTAAATTTGGTGCTGTTTTGTTTCTACGGCTGCGTCATTCAACAATAGCAACTGTAGAGTGGACCAGACCAACCTCCAGACCAACGTCTACATTCAGCACGATGGAACTTGATGCCGAACATCCATCTTTTGTgaaccatatatatatatatatatatatatatatatatatatatatatatatacatacatacatacatacacacatatatatatatatatatatatatatatatatatatatatatatatatatatatatataacattgtTAAGTGGTTAAGTGTCAGCCATTCTGTAAAAGAGAGTTTCTGAGGAGACAATTAAAAGCTGAGCAAAagctgtatatgtgtatatatacagtgtatatggGAGAATcatcacttttctacatgtttctcgttgaacaggtggtttgataaattacttttaTTGGCTCTTGCTGGTAAACTGTTATCTTTCTATCACCTggttcttctctctctctgtatttgaGTCTTGTCCTGTAAACTGACTCAGAAAGCTGCATCACCACCAGAAATGACACCAAACCAAAGgtctgttttctgatctgctgacTTCACTTCCTGATTTCTTTAAGTGCTGATAAAAGAACAGACTTTAAAAGGCCTGTAGGCAGCTGcctatatgtgtatatgtggcCCGTACTGCTGACCACCACTGTATAACTGATTCAGCAGTAATATCAATGAAAAGTGAACATTAATAAGTAAGATAGCTGACACACTAGAAATTATTTGTGCAAATCTTCTTCATCAAAAAACGTCATGCACAACTACAGATCTCCTTACagattcaaaaattaaatctatttgttcaaatatttttttttacatattcaaacatttgatcaaaatgttttcacatattCAGATATGATGAAACACAGCTACAATACTTATGACCCTAATTTAAGCCCATTAAAACCAgatttgtattgattttttctatcatttgaagagatatttgacattttatttaaatgaacacatttaacACTGTCAAAAGATAGATTTCTTTTCAATAACTGTTTCAAGAAAATAAAGCGGTCAGTAATGTGAAGGGAGATGTAATTTCCAGCTGTGTTTCCAGCTGAACAtgtgagagcagtaaaaacatcctgagcACTTTTCATTTGGCCTGAAATTTAATGATTTCTCCTCatgtgacccagaatatacaaaaatggaaatatttcaactttttaaaaacacttttgtgcAGCTGACACACATGTTTGAcccatatttattaaataattcaaaaatcacagttcaaaaatattgttgtattcttcacatttaatataatCAATTGAAATCAtcatgttctcctgttttatgtgaCATTGGACCGTTATATAGTgtgattgtaaatgttttttctccataaacaaaaagCATACAATCTAAagaataaacacacaattatGTACTCAATATTTGATGTAAAATAGTTCATTATTAATTAGTTCATATGTCATTAAACTGGTGTCATTTGTAAACCAGCAGCTGTGATGTAATACCCATTATGACCAGTAGGTGGCAGCAGACTTTAAAGAGTGATTGATGAGCTTTTAGAACAAAACCAGGCAGGTGTTGTTTCAGGTACAGGTGAGAAGATGGATCATGAATTTActaatatcaatcaataatctGCTAATGATTACTTGTAATATGTCAACAAATAacattattagttttttttcaaaattttccTAAAAGTAACTGCTTCTTATAACATTTCTTTGAAAGtttatgtaatttggtagtttaaaggaaatgtgctcattacagagatttaagaaacaacctaatatatgaatatgtagtttgacacaaaacaacactgaaaactgagtattttctgtcagttaaagaattgtCACGAGTCTAATTTAagatttttgcaaattaacaacaacatatgaacccaaatataattaCCAATTAAACcaacttaacattttttctgttttttcttcaaagTGTTTGAGATGAACTACATGATGTGTGATGTTTAAACCAGGAGACGTTTTACAGACTGAATTTTCTTCATGTTTCACTGAGTAAAGAATCTAAACTCTTCACACactctgtgctgcagctgtgtgtgtgcagagtttccGGCTGATGATTGATGTTCCTGCTGTTTATGGACTGCGGTTGCATTTTTTGTACGTTTGATATCGGTGCTACAGagctacaaacacacagatagtCTGAGGTGTGTGTGGATCAGGTACCCAAAACCAAACCGGAACAAGTCAAATTTTCCATCTGACAGCTTTGTGAAACCCACAGAACCACACgaagacaacaacaaacaagacCAAAGTTTATTCTACATCTTATTGAAGATGTTTTTCTGTGAAACACAGCAagttaatatattattattatattagaaatataattaaatatttttccacaaatgtaataatataatgtacatctaataattttagttttagtttttacatttcattgtttattgAGTCTAATTTAGAGAGAAcaacatgaaatatataaaatatgtttaaaaacgAATGTACTATTGCCCGAGGGGCTCTGGAGACCAGTAACAGGCCAGCTGGACATCAGTGGTTGGACTGGTGTGAAGGTGTGGAGGTCTTCCTCAGTGAAGAGTAGACAACCTCTGGCTCTGGTGGAcatgctgaacacacacagataaaacaatatGAGACACAGTTGTAGAAAAAACAACTCTTGTACAACATCTACTGGTGGTAACTACAGTTGGTTGAGGTCAGGGGAAGATCTTGGTGACAGTTCATGTAAAGACAAAGTTTCACTGCAGGTCTGTGATGAGATGTGAACTCTGGGCCTGAATTCATGAAGCTTCTCAGAGCAGGAAACCTCTCCTCACTGGACAAAAACTAATACATCTTTGGTCCTAGTTTTAGAAGAAGGAGTAACTCAGGAAATCATTTCTGTCTGAGCTGATatttagcagcagcagagatgtttgaatgtttgatgacaataaaataattcaaagaTCCTTTAGATGATCCTCATTTCATTTGTTAGTCTGCAGGATGCAGAGAACACCTGCGGTCCCCATAAACCCTGATGTCCCCACAATGTCACATTTTTTATACTGAGGAAAATGCAGCTTTGTGACAGTGATGTTTCTGTCAGAACCAACTACTTCAGCTGTAATAAATCAAACTCTATTCACTGATGTGCCTCATAAAGATAATGTGCATGATGAGGAACTAAAACTTAAACACCATCATGTCCCCCTGCTGGATGTCTGCTGTATAATGACAGAGATCTCAACAGGTAAAATTTCACTAGTCAAACTAGAACTGGTTTGTTCTGATCTTATATTTCTAACAtgcttttcactttctttcttttgaagagtgaaatgagaagattgacatCAATCTCATGAATGTGTGTTAAGACAGAAGATCAGCTGTACCTCTCATCTCTGTTCTTCTCACTGCTGAGTAAACCGCTGCTGGATCACTCTCTGGaagataaaatacatacatatcaACCAATACTGTTagtatactgtatttactgtgaGTAGTACTGTTGCACATGtaatataaatcaaaatattaataCTATTCTTAAGGAGAATAAAGTCTTTTTTCATGCAGCATTATAATAAGACTTATTTGCGAGTTTTGAAATGGCAGCTTCCTCACGTTACTTTGAAAGACAAATGACTGTGAGTAACTGGAAAGTCTTTCTCTGAAACAGGAAACTGGACGACCACAGAGCTGCTCGCTGCTATTAAAACACTTTGTCAACAAGGtacaaaacagataaacacaaatTCGAATCAGACCACACTGTAGTGAGAAACCTCACCAGCATCAGAATACACTTTACTGAAATCAACAAGAGGAAGTTGTTGCTGTGGTTTTATTTGCATAGTTTTAAAACAACTAAATTATAAACTTTATTAAAGGACAGTTTAAGATTGATTCAAACCAGATTCTGTAACTAAATTAAACTCTGCTGGAGCTTAAATACTCATTTCCAGCTTTCAACCTACAATGAACCATCTCTAACTGGATAGTTCAACACTATGTGGTCAtttcatttggaggacttgttgctcAAAACGGCTATTTTCACATCTACAAAATGGGCACATGGGATCATTAGTAGAAAGTAGAGTACATGTCTTGGACTCTTCTTTTATAGAGTTCagatacagaaataaaatggtAGAGGGTTAATATGGTGCACTATATAGTGAATAGGAAGGGATTTAGGATGCGGCCCAGATGTTTGGTTCCTGTTAGAAGTCCCTCTGGCTCGGTCATGTGCTCCAAAAACATCTTTGACTGTGTTCATGgtggtgggaagccagtgagggatctTGTCCTTGAGAAGTCTTCCCTGTTAAAGGTAATGTTCaggttttttcaagtctgtctttacaCAATACTGATGTGCCATTATGTAGGAGGAAAAGAGTCTTAGTCACTGTAAGAATTCCTACTCTCCATGTTGACCCTGAAGATATTCTCTCTGAACGAGACTCCACTGTAAGAAATGAGGGACAAAAGTTCAGCTAAAGTTAATGTTtcaggcttcagcagtctgagttgaGTTGCTGTATTCCAAcgttacagtctgtttagtatgaaattccctctttttgtttcaacGGACTGAATTTCCTCACTGATCTATGGCAGAGGGATGAATTCTGGTAGTGCAAGTAAATCTGTTGACGTTATCTGGCTTTAACTACTCAAGACGCCCTCAGAGAAAattttgaatgatttttttcttttttctgtagtATTTCTGCTAATATTTCAGTAACAACCCACTTTGACTCTTTGAGTCTTTTAGGGTTGATCTCCAGCTGTTTTGTCCTCAGGACGACCTCCACTTGCTCCTGCCTCTGCAGGAATATGGTTCACGTCTGTGTTTAACTGGTGTGTCGGGAAAGAAACACTGTTTGCTGCTCAGTAGCAGAACGGCTGTGAGAAATATCACCAGTTGAGCTGACAACAGTTGACGAGGAGGTCAGTGgacataaatacacagtatGTGGTTCACTCTATAACATCTGAGTAAAAATCTGGTTCCAACAACAAATCTACCCACTACTACTAGAATGTATCCCTCCACCGCAGCTCAGCAAGGAACTACATtccaggaaataaaaaaaaacagaatttgttctaaacagactgtaactttggaagacaACGACTCAAGTTAGCTATTTCAGTAAAGTAATAAGCCAAACCTTTCGTTTAAGCACTCATCTATATGATGTCTCTATGCTGATGCTGCTTTTTCtgccctgatctcaacatcaagATTAATCTCCTTTGTTGTCGACACATATACGTCGGTAAAAAGCAAGTATATCAGTGGCTCAAGCAAACGTTGGTCATGTTTTGACTGTGACAACCATAAAAAACTTTGAACAGGTTTCTGTTGTGGATCCACAAAGAAGAGCAGCTGTACCTCTCATCTTCGTCcttctgttgttttcactgctgaGAAAACTGCAACTGAATAACACTCTGGAAgataaaaacatagaaaatacaTTACTGACGATACTACAAATGATACAAGTACTGTTAGAATACAGTATCCACTACTACTAGTGCAGTGGTCATTATTCAAATACTATTCATATTATTTATGCCTCTACTTCAAATCAATAATGATACCATTTTTCTATAGTATTAAAAATTGAGCATAGCGTTAGTTCAGGTAAGCCACAAAGTTAAGTTCAGCTCACAAACCCAGCTACATCAGCTGATGGCTCAGCTGAGTCCTTCTATGCATCCAGTTGACAGTCTCATACAGGGCGCCTTATTTTAAGCTGCTTTAGTCTGCCTACCCTTCCTCTTGCAGAGGCTTCCTCTGCAAGCCGCTTGCAACACACCTCCACCCCAGATCCTCCTTACATGCTATGTCTGACTTAAACAATGTCATCTTGTTGTCAGTTACCTGCTCTGTTCTGTACCTGGGGTCTTTGCTGCTGCTCCCAGAACAGAACCATACAGCCAAATATAAGTACTGCAAATGGCtttaaaagttttctttttgacTTAAGTCTTGACTGAACAGAACAGGATGGAAATATGATCAATTATAGCAGCAAACATCAGTTtatacttgaaaaaaaaagaaatattagaaGTAATATTTGggtttgacagtttttttcttcttaacaCCACTGCTGCGGAAATCTAAATgaccacagagctgctagcttTTATTAAAACAAGTTCATCACCACAAGATGAACATctgtaactttaaaatgtatttataattgtaattatacatataatataaataaaaaaaatggtgtcCCATAAAAGTATTTATCAACAAAAAGTGAGATAAAGCTGAAGGTAAAACAGTGTATAACACTGAAGTAAGTTCACTTAATGTAAGTATTAatcacattatataaacatgtCAGTAATAATGTTTTAGTAAACTATATTAGACTAATATAGTTTTGTGTTCAGATATATGcaaatatgaacatttataaTCTATGTAGAACATGTGCAGCACAAACTGTCTTCATCAAAAACAGGAAACTGGATGACCACAGAGCTGTTAGCGTCTGTTACTGATTCACCACAAAAACAGTTTCACACACGAGCACATCACACATTGTCATCgaccaaaacagaacaaactgttctcttgctgttttgtttaaatgtataatgAAAACTTATCAAATGTTGATATAAATGCAATGAAATGTTTGAACTTTTCCActttcccagtgttcccagtgtccCCATAATCctaaatgtcctcactttctAAATCCAAAGAGTCCTCACAAAGATACAAGTTTACCTCTACTCACATCACATCTACAACACGTTACCTCTGCTCCGTCTGATTGGCTGTGACTGGTGATACCATTTTTTGATGCCACTGTATGTGATGtcatctgtgatgtcatcttcTCCAACGTCTAATTCAGCTGCTGGAAGGAACCAAAATGATCcgaaatataatttaatataataaatatacaatatacaatattaaaatgtcatcatGAACTGTAGTAAATAAGTGTAAAACACAATTTCCAAATGTTCTAAAAAATtctaagtaaaaaataaatcttaaaagGTAACATAAAAGTTTAATGTTTACTGTGAAATTAAGAAGTCTGTGTCTGACCTTTAAGTTTCCTCTGAACACAACGTCTCACCAGTAGAACCAGTAAAACCAGTGGAACCAGACCACAGACAAGTGGAACAGACAACAACATGAGATGagaagaggtggaggtggaggtggaggtgggagtAGAGAGGGGTGTAGACTgagaggtggtggtgggtttctcttaaaatgaaacaaaattaattatcaaaagTATAAAGTTGAAAAACAGATAACACATTCACTAATTTCACTGTTCAGAAAGTAATTACTGAGATTGCTGCAGTTTATTAGACATTAAGCTTTGTTTGGGTAAAATTATcacatattaaattaaatattatttagtGTTAGCAGAGTTAGAAATGTTTTCTCTCACTATGAATGATCACTGTTGTACCTTATAGTGCAAAAATCTGCAAACATCAATAAATGAAACACAACGAGGTCTGAAGATTTGTTTTTGACTTCCTCACCTGTGACAGTGATCCAGCTGGGTGGAGACTCTCCATGACTGCTGCTGTTACACTTGTAGAGGCCTTCATCAGACTTGGAAACATGGTGGatggtcatgtgacctgcaggATCAGTCCTGATGAGGGAGCCATCTTTATAGAAATCAGCTGGGAGGTTGGAGgtctttgttttacagtgcagagtgacatcatctccctccatcacagGGAGGACAGGACTCTGCAGGATCACTGATCCACctcaacacagagacaaactacagcatttcatcatttacactCAGCTTCATCAATACTaactccacagtctgatcttaCCAGTGACAGTGATGTTGATGCTGTTACTGGTTGCTCCCTCTCTGGACTCACACCAGTAAACTCCACTGTCtattttgtcagtgttgttgaTGTTACAGGAGGAACCAGCTGATCTTCCCCAATCAACTCCACATTCAGCTCTGGTTTCTCTGGTTGTGTTCCTCCTCAGCGTCCATCCAGCAGAGCTGTCATTCTCCTCACAGCTCAGAGAGACAGAATCTCCTTCAAACATCTGAGAGCTGCTGGGACTCACAGTCAGAGAGGCTGCAGAAAAGCATTGTATATTGAGGAAAACATAATGGCCTATTGGGTATCACACAGTAACACTCAAATGGTCAACATCAGTAATCCTAGTCGTACAGTTATATTGTCAGTTTTCATCTATAAATGTGTCTTAATGCTGCAGCTTGTTACCAGAAGATGTTCATTTTACCACATTTACACTAAACCACGTCATGCGTCATCAGTAAATCAGGTAGTTGTTCAATATCAatgaataaagataaaaattcTTCAAAGAAGCATTTTAGATGGAGGGAAAATTTGACACATTCTAGCCAgatgttgaaaaaaaagatgttctctctgagatgaagaagaaagcaTCTCCAATGATTTCCACACATTCAATCAGGGAAGGTCTGTAGGCTAACAGGACTTAAGCCACAAATGTTTTCAGCAAAGCTGTGGATCTGTTACTGTCCATTACATGTGGCATTTGTGATACCAAATCACTGCTGCAGAGGAACCATTGTGTTTTGAACAGATTGTTTCTTGGTTCAGTCTCAGTCATCTGTTTAAGGAACCCAGCCAGGAGAGTTCACAGTTTCTTGCTTTTATCTCCTGACAGCCTGTCTgataaaatgaaacacacaaacacaacccaGGACAGAGCTAAGCTGACTTACGCTGTAAAAACTAAGAGCTCACTTTACCATAACGTAAGTTATTATATTTAGCAGCTCATCATGTGTCTACGTTCTTGTGCGGACTGATAAGAAAATGGAAACTGTTAGAAAACAGGTGTCTCAGAAAGCTGAATGACACAGCCTTGTCCCTGGTGacgaagatgatgatgatgatgatgatgatgatgatgatgatgatgatgatgatactgaAGTGTTGAAGAAAATTCTCCTGCACAGTCTGAACCAACCTGCAGACTGCCTGACTCGCCCCTCCCCCACAGGTGTTAATACATTATGTTACATCAATACTAATGTTACAGTGTGTTCATTCATTAGCTCCAGTTTCAGACTCAGAGAGgctggaatatttatttaaaactatttacttttaacattattattattattgttattattattattattattattattattattatcattgaaTTTATGGTCCCATTAGGTGcacaagtaaaataaataaaattgaaatggtAATTAGGTCAGATTGATAAATGAGTAACTTATATGATGTTTAAAGATCTCATCCagaataaaaatactctgcttaaaattatatttttgtataatgAGGTTTTTCCAAACAATTAACTACTTAAAAATTCGTAACCTTGCATCTCTCTCTTAGGGCAGCAACAAAGTCATGACCTGCCCTGCATGCAGTCATACAGAAGATGTAACATGTTGTTGTAGCGTTTATCTGATCCGTGATTAGTTCAACCATTGATCTTTATGTTAGAGAGCATTAATGGGTGAGGGAAAGGTGTGATAGAGTCGATGAAGATGCTAGTTTTAGTTCATGCATATGCATATTAGCTACCTAGCTAACCTGCTATGGTTGTAACTGAACAACTAAACTGTAAAAGGTTAGCCATTACCAAACAGCTCCAGTAGAGCCGATTTGTATGTAAACCCGAAAAACCAGACAGACTGTAATCAGATCTGTGATCTTGCTAAAGGAGACACTTAAATGTGGTGAAGTGTAAATGAAAGTGTCTTAAATCTCCTCTGGGTTTTATCATATGAGACACTTGGAATAACAAGTTTAACAGATAATGTCAGCTGTGAACTTCCACAGAATACAGACACATTATGACACAATTAAGCGTTTAAACcacatgttttgtgttattatttatttgccttttcagtttcagtgtttttgatatatctcatatttttttaattagtatGGTGGCTTTCAGTTAGTCATCAGGCTACATTTACAGTACGTGTGCACAGTAATGCCTCTCctgtaaatactgtaagaaAAACAGTCTGGCCACATAAACGGAGAACATCCTGTAATAATCCTGCTGACAGACAGTTTATTTTGATCATCCAGAGGAAACTGAGTTTGGAGGTTTGCTTAAAGTAGAAAAGTCAGCACTATTAATAACGTAATGGTATAAATGTATGTTGAACAGCTCATCAGAGAGTAGAAAAGGAGGGTAAATTACTCTTAGATCTCGTTGTGTCTGACAATTTAAATAATTCATGAAGGTGTCGCTGTGCCAGCTGAGCATAAATTGACACGCTGTGCATCACAAAACTGCAGATATGATGCACATATTTCTGCTGCTGGTACTTAACTGAAAAAGAacttcaaaataataaaacttgaTTTCAGAGAGGTCTGAGTGCACATCTCAGTCAACAAGTAAACATccaaatatacataatatattgaCAACAATGAAGACGCTCTTCTCCCCAAAATCTGATGtattatctctttctctcaaatCAGCAGAGCGACCATATAACAGCTTTAGATTATCAGATGAGAAGTTTACTAACCTTGGTTTGTtgtgcagcacagcagtgaGATCAGAACTGAAGAGAAATGACACTCAGGTTGGTTTGAGCTTTTGAGCTTCAACATACAACAAGACATTTCTACTCCAGAGAAATGAGAAACCCATAAAATACAGAATTCAGATATAAtatttactactactactaataataacaataacagcagggATCATGTTACGACAACCAGACAAAAGGGTTTTTTCGGAACAGCAATGAgtgagtaaaaataataatgatgagacAAAAATTTATCAATAATATATCAATACAGCAGACAATCCAGTAATACAACCATAAAAATGAGGA
Encoded proteins:
- the LOC122974193 gene encoding low affinity immunoglobulin gamma Fc region receptor III-like, producing MDQTSLQCLFFLISLLCCTTNQASLTVSPSSSQMFEGDSVSLSCEENDSSAGWTLRRNTTRETRAECGVDWGRSAGSSCNINNTDKIDSGVYWCESREGATSNSINITVTGGSVILQSPVLPVMEGDDVTLHCKTKTSNLPADFYKDGSLIRTDPAGHMTIHHVSKSDEGLYKCNSSSHGESPPSWITVTEKPTTTSQSTPLSTPTSTSTSTSSHLMLLSVPLVCGLVPLVLLVLLVRRCVQRKLKAAELDVGEDDITDDITYSGIKKWYHQSQPIRRSRECYSVAVFSAVKTTEGRR